The following coding sequences are from one Novipirellula caenicola window:
- a CDS encoding ABC transporter permease subunit translates to MIDRILLKKYIGQSFLLFASCGLALFAFAWIRVWVVSLLDMGQFQTIVEQFREFEKFSPIEFDSLFTYPGRVGMTYDEPIVILCIVIWCISRGSDVVSGELGRGTLEMVLSQPISRARLLLSHATVSIVGLALLCMLVWAGIGVGVQTTSVKETVPPPTVRIPIIEFDLPLTMGEPETQTLHLSERVDVRIFAASTFHLFAFGFFVLGLSTLLSSIDRYRWRTIGVTVAIYIVQLVMLGLGKAAESLQFLLSMTFFSCYKPQQMTSMVAQESLYTPWTLTHRVGDTMLPPLVYPLILIGLGLAFYAAAIVCFKRRDLPAPL, encoded by the coding sequence ATGATCGACCGAATCTTGCTAAAGAAGTACATCGGGCAATCGTTTTTGTTGTTCGCATCTTGCGGGTTAGCGTTATTTGCGTTTGCCTGGATCCGCGTGTGGGTCGTCAGCCTGTTGGACATGGGGCAATTTCAAACGATTGTCGAACAATTTCGTGAGTTTGAAAAATTCTCGCCGATTGAATTTGATTCGCTGTTCACCTATCCCGGTCGCGTCGGGATGACGTACGACGAACCCATCGTCATCCTGTGCATCGTGATCTGGTGCATTTCACGTGGCAGCGACGTGGTCAGCGGCGAACTCGGCCGTGGGACGCTCGAAATGGTGCTCTCGCAACCGATCAGCCGTGCTCGGTTGCTGCTGTCACACGCCACCGTCTCGATCGTCGGATTGGCGCTGCTGTGCATGTTGGTGTGGGCTGGAATCGGTGTTGGCGTCCAAACGACCAGCGTAAAAGAGACCGTGCCTCCGCCGACAGTCCGCATTCCGATCATCGAGTTTGATTTGCCGCTGACGATGGGCGAACCTGAAACGCAGACGCTGCACTTGAGCGAGCGAGTGGACGTGCGAATCTTCGCCGCCTCGACGTTTCACTTGTTTGCGTTCGGCTTCTTCGTACTAGGACTTTCGACGCTACTTAGCAGCATCGATCGCTATCGCTGGCGAACGATCGGAGTGACGGTTGCGATTTATATCGTCCAACTGGTGATGCTGGGGTTGGGCAAAGCGGCCGAGTCGCTGCAGTTTTTGCTATCGATGACCTTCTTCAGCTGCTACAAGCCGCAACAGATGACGTCGATGGTCGCCCAAGAATCGCTGTATACGCCTTGGACACTTACGCATCGAGTCGGCGACACGATGCTGCCGCCGCTGGTGTACCCATTGATTTTGATTGGCTTGGGGCTAGCGTTTTACGCCGCCGCCATCGTTTGTTTCAAACGCCGCGACCTACCCGCCCCACTGTAA
- a CDS encoding ABC transporter ATP-binding protein, giving the protein MGDAPELFGDPDSPGDIVLRCDGLGKRYGDFDALRDCSLCVGAGDIFGLLGPNGAGKTTLIRLLLGYLHPTAGRATVLGIDAEDDSVAVRRQVAYLPGDARLPRHMRGDGVLKFFAEMHPYGDLQRSREVAELLELDLKTRVAFMSTGMRQKLALAVVLGPQTPLLILDEPTANLDPTVRAAVLQLVIEARDNGRTVILSSHVLSEIEDTCNRVAFLRRGRLAHEMWMSDLFQRHRMTAITRETSIEVPDALKGSVHVRTRASKHAAHQIQIDTAGDLGPILKWIDSLNLKQIRFEPYGLRTVYEAVHAGEPVATALITDTSDATNMEQANSRARS; this is encoded by the coding sequence ATGGGCGATGCCCCCGAGCTCTTTGGCGATCCCGACTCGCCCGGCGATATCGTGCTGCGCTGTGACGGACTTGGCAAACGCTATGGCGACTTTGATGCCCTGCGTGATTGTTCGCTGTGCGTCGGGGCGGGTGATATTTTTGGCCTGCTTGGCCCCAATGGCGCCGGTAAAACCACGCTGATTCGCTTGCTGCTTGGCTACCTGCACCCGACAGCGGGTCGTGCGACGGTGCTCGGGATTGACGCCGAAGACGACAGCGTGGCGGTCCGTCGGCAAGTCGCCTATTTGCCCGGCGATGCCCGTTTGCCGCGTCACATGCGAGGCGATGGCGTGCTGAAATTTTTTGCTGAAATGCATCCCTACGGCGATCTGCAGCGTAGCCGCGAAGTGGCCGAACTGCTGGAACTCGATCTAAAAACCCGGGTGGCGTTCATGTCGACCGGAATGCGGCAGAAACTGGCTCTCGCCGTCGTGCTAGGGCCACAGACACCGCTGCTGATCCTGGACGAACCGACAGCGAATCTCGATCCGACCGTGCGAGCGGCGGTATTGCAATTGGTCATCGAAGCTCGCGACAACGGCCGCACCGTGATCCTGTCGTCGCACGTGCTCAGCGAAATCGAAGACACCTGTAACCGCGTCGCGTTCCTGCGTCGCGGCCGCTTGGCGCACGAGATGTGGATGAGCGATCTGTTCCAACGCCACCGCATGACCGCCATCACCCGCGAAACGTCGATCGAAGTCCCGGATGCGCTGAAAGGATCCGTACATGTTCGCACCAGAGCGTCAAAGCATGCCGCCCATCAAATTCAAATTGATACCGCCGGCGACCTTGGACCAATCCTCAAATGGATTGACTCTCTCAACTTGAAACAAATTCGCTTTGAACCGTATGGACTTCGCACGGTATACGAAGCGGTCCATGCCGGTGAACCGGTTGCGACCGCATTGATTACCGACACCTCGGATGCAACGAACATGGAACAAGCAAACTCGCGAGCCCGATCATGA
- the argJ gene encoding bifunctional glutamate N-acetyltransferase/amino-acid acetyltransferase ArgJ, producing MSDSPLFLPRGFRFAGATCGIKASGKPDISLIVSDHPVVAAGVYTTNKIVAAPVVLSRSRTPSAAVRAVLTNSGCANACTGDQGMQDAKSTSAQLAKLVGCDESGVLVMSTGVIGKRLPMDKIQSGIELVHSKLGTDDAAFVAAAEAIRTTDAARKTETCEMNLNGNTIRIAAMAKGAGMIAPNMATMLSVMCTDASVTQKDAQAILTRVANLSFNRVSVDGHTSTNDTLLLLASGTEEPLSGDALVEFEAALTKLAINLAKQLVADGEGATHVMQIHVFGAESDASAEVIAKTVAASPLVKCAITGGDPNWGRIVSAAGYAGEPLEPAKVSLSVCGQAIYENGTPLDFDAASLSRTMKGQPQIDVELCVGSGAGQATYWSSDLTTEYVRFNSEYTT from the coding sequence ATGTCAGATTCACCCCTATTCCTGCCACGTGGTTTTCGTTTTGCCGGGGCGACTTGCGGAATCAAGGCCAGCGGAAAACCGGACATTTCTTTGATTGTATCGGATCATCCGGTCGTTGCTGCGGGCGTTTACACGACGAACAAGATTGTCGCCGCACCGGTCGTGCTATCACGCTCGCGAACGCCCTCGGCAGCCGTGCGTGCGGTGCTGACCAATAGCGGCTGTGCGAATGCCTGTACCGGCGATCAAGGGATGCAGGACGCAAAATCCACGTCCGCCCAGCTCGCAAAGTTGGTCGGTTGCGACGAATCGGGCGTGTTGGTGATGAGTACCGGAGTGATTGGCAAGCGATTGCCGATGGACAAAATCCAATCGGGAATCGAGCTGGTCCACAGCAAACTGGGCACAGACGACGCCGCCTTTGTCGCCGCCGCCGAGGCGATTCGCACCACCGATGCGGCACGCAAAACCGAAACCTGTGAAATGAACTTAAACGGCAACACGATCCGGATCGCGGCGATGGCCAAGGGCGCCGGGATGATCGCGCCGAATATGGCGACGATGTTGTCGGTGATGTGCACCGATGCGTCGGTCACGCAAAAGGACGCTCAAGCAATCCTGACTCGCGTCGCAAACCTTAGCTTCAATCGCGTGAGTGTGGACGGTCACACCAGCACGAATGATACGTTGCTGCTACTGGCCAGCGGCACCGAGGAGCCCCTCTCGGGCGACGCGTTGGTCGAATTCGAGGCGGCACTGACGAAGTTAGCGATCAACTTGGCGAAGCAGCTTGTTGCCGACGGCGAAGGGGCGACGCATGTGATGCAGATTCATGTTTTTGGAGCCGAGAGTGATGCATCGGCCGAAGTGATTGCAAAAACCGTGGCCGCGAGCCCGTTGGTGAAGTGTGCGATCACCGGCGGCGATCCAAATTGGGGACGCATCGTGTCGGCGGCCGGATACGCCGGCGAGCCTTTGGAACCGGCCAAGGTTTCGTTGTCGGTCTGTGGGCAAGCGATCTACGAAAATGGGACGCCGCTCGACTTTGATGCCGCGTCACTTAGTCGCACCATGAAGGGGCAGCCGCAGATTGATGTCGAGCTTTGCGTGGGATCCGGGGCAGGGCAGGCGACGTATTGGTCGAGCGATTTGACGACCGAATATGTCCGTTTCAATTCGGAATACACGACCTGA